The following is a genomic window from Caldicellulosiruptor danielii.
GTAGTGGTTTATTACTTATCTCTACTTTTCTGAAATATTTATTTTCAAAATCTAATTTATTAAACCCAAAAAATTTCTCTTTATTTACTATTTTGTAGATAATAATATTCTCTTTTTCCTCATTTTCAAATATAGTGCTATAAAATTCATGATTAGAATTTTTAAATTCCCGCTTTTCATCGAGCATTTTTTTCACCACCAACTTCTACTGCATTAAATAAAGAAATAAGAGATAAAAAACCAGTTTTTGTGCAGTTTGAATCTTTAATATAAGGTAAAAGTTTTGAGCCTTCTTTCCCAGATATTCCAAAAATACGATGTCGAAGTTCTTTTTCTTCATCTGGAGTGAAGCCTTCATGATTCCTAAACTTTCTTCTTAGGTAAAGTTTGCAATTTATTAATTTGCCCATTTCCTTTAGTATGCTTGTGAGTATAGAATTGTTATTTTGATTATTAGTATTGATTGCGGCATAATTTAGTTTAATTTCGGTTTTTTCATTATTATATTTGGCACAGTTGTTTGTTTGGTAAATACAAAGACCAAGTTTCTCAAACTGCTGAAGGATAGTGGAAGAACTCACAGTATCAACATCCCACAAAATTTCATTGATATTTGAAATTTTGAAACTTTCTTCCGGTGAAAATTTGAATGTTGTAAAATTTTTATATATATCTTTTTTATTTTCATTCATTACGTCAATTATTTTCACCCTCCCAAATCCCCAATTCCATTTGCCACCTATATATCCGAATTCGTCCAAAAAGTTAAGTAAGGGGTAAAAAAGACCTTCAATTAGCTGTTCATTAACTTCAAATAAGACTGCAAATTTTCCGTAATATGTGGGAAAATCTATTTTTCCTGGTTGTGTATTACTTTTGCCATTATACTTTATTATTTTAACATTGATTTTTAGTATCTGAATATTTACTTGCTCAATGCCTATTATTCTCAAATTAGCTTCAATTCCAGTTGTTCCAAACAACATTGCTGATTTAGGTAATTGGTTGTAGGATAAATATTCATGCAATTTAGACAAGTATGTCTTGCTCCATGAATTATAGCTAATATTATTATTGGAAACATTATTCAACAAAGATTCTTTAAGAAATACGTCAAAACTTTTATTGTTTTTTGGCGAATTTTTGTATTTTGTTTCCACCTCATTCATTGACATATATAACCCACCATATACACATGCAACGTCAAACCAAAACCTCATTGAACCCAGGATTTCAGATGGGCGATTAAGATTAGGATTTCTGTTTGCGTCGTCCATAAATAAAGGTGTGACTGTTTCAAATATAACCTTTATTCTCTCCATATTCATCTCTCAACAACCTCTATGCAAACATATATTTTACAAAATAATACTTAATTATTATTTATTCTGCACAAAATAAAAAAACCTTCTTTATTTTTTCTAAAAATTAATTTGCATATCAAATATGCAAACTTTTAGAGATACAAAAAATTTGAAAAATTGCTTTAAAAGAATAAGAAAGCGGAGCCTTTTGCGTCCCGCTTTTTTATTAAAGTTTTCTAAAGTTTTACCTCTGTCCGTAAGTCTCACCAGGTATAGTTTGTTGTTCTTAAAAAGTTCTATATCTCACTTCATTGAGCATATGCTTAAGGTTTGTTTACAAAAGAATGCATACCCGTTTTTTAGCAAAACTGATTTTACTTAGTACTTTTTGTGGTTCTTGATATTTGAAAAGTCATGTTTTCAAAGATGTAAATAATTCTATGGCAACAAAACTATAGAAAGATTATAATTTGTGAAATAAATGCTGTAATAAACGTCCAATTAAAGAGTTTTTTTCAAAATCCAAAGGAGGAATATCTGGGAAGAATAATATCATTCGTATTATCCATACAAAAAGAAAAAGTCTAATGATTATTTTAAGAGATTTATTTCTCCAGATATAAAAATCCTGTTTGGATTTTATAGCTTTAAAAATAGTGTATATTACGGGATATAAAATTACTACCACCCACAGCGGGTGGTAGTAAAATGCAGCCAATAAATTTCCTTTTAAAACAGCCAATAAGGCTCTTGTCATACCACAGCCAGGACAGGGAATTCCCCACAAAGTTTTAAGTAAACACATTTCTTTATTCCTTGTTTTCAAAAGAGTTTATAGTTGGAGTAACCGAATTACTTTTGGAACTTTCAAGCTCACACACTTTATTTAGGCTTGCTTGAAGAATCATAGAGCTTATAATTCCAAGACCGAGGATACTGAGAATTAGGTTTATAACAGCATTATCTTCTGGAGGCAAACCAGCTTTCTGTTGGCATTCAACAGTAATTTTGCTATATTTAAAAATCCAATAAAACCAATAAAGACCACATGTGATTATACAAAGAAAAAGTTCAAGACCTGGACTTAAAGTTTGTTTTTCTAAATATGCTTGGGTTTCTTTTGAGGTTGCGTAGATCCAGTAAAAATAATAAATACCCAGAGTGATGATTGAAAAGACCAACAATCCCACAACAGACCTTTTTTTGCCGGGCATAATACTCCTCCCTTTATGATTTCGACATGAATCTTGAATACTTATAGCATTTTTTACTGTCGAAAAAACGAAAAATTTGTCGAATTTTAAGTTTTGTTGAATTTATTTATTCTTTTGATTTAAATCACATAGTAGAAAAATAAAAAATAGATAAGGGACTGCTCAGAAATATTATTGAGAGTCCCTTCCTCGCAATGTAGAGTATGGTTTTTATATGTTTTGGAGCAAAAATACAAAATTTTTCAACAACCTTTATTGCGCAGTAATTTTCACCCCAAAATTTCCATTATCTCCTCTTTTGTAAGTTTTGTTATAAATGTTTGATTTGCTTCGATTAAGCTATCGAGCAGGTCTTTCTTTTTTGCTGCAGATGAAGTATTTTTTCCTCTATTGAATTTTTGGCTATAATCTTAAACGACTGAACAACGTTTTTCTGACCCAACCTGTGTGCTCTTGCTGTTGCCTGACTTTCAACAGCAGGATTCCACCATGCATCAAAATGAATAACAACGTCTGCGCCAGTTATGTTAAGTCCAAATCCGCCAGCCTTTAGTGAAAGAAGAAAGACTTTTCTCTCACCGCTATTAAACCTGTTTACCATCTCAACTCTGTCTTCGGCTTTTGTTGCACCATCTAAATAAAAGTATTCGATTTTTTCTTTATCAAGCATCTTCTGGATAATAGATAGCATTGATGTCCACTGTGAATATACAATCACCCTGTGCCCACTTTCTATACTGTCTTGGAAAAGCTCTTTCAGTGCTTCCAGCTTGCCCGAGCCACCTTTATAATCTTCAAAGACAAGCTTCGGATGGCAGCAAATCTGTCTCAGTCTTGTTAATAACGAAAGTATTTTTATTTGGCTTTTTTCAAATCCCACAGCGTCTATTTCTTTTTCAATTTCCTCTTTAGCTGAGACTAAAAACTGCTTGTAAATTTTTTCCTGTTCGGGGCTCATTGCAACCTGTATGGTTGTTTCTATTAGCTCCGGAAGTTCATTTAACACATCTTGTTTTACTCTTCTTAAAACAAACGGTTTTATCAGCTTTTTCAATTTTTCCAGAGCAATATTATTCCCATTATAGATTGGCGTCAAAAAACGGTCAATAAATTTCTCTGCACTTCCCAAATATCCGGGAAGTATAAAGTCAAAGATTGACCACAGCTCCATAAGATTATTTTCTATTGGTGTACCGGTCAGTGCAAATTTAGAATCTGCACAGATTTCTTTTACCGCCAGCTTTATCTGAGATGAAGGATTTTTAATGTACTGTGCTTCATCGAGGATACATACACTAAAATAAATATCCCTGTAAAGTTCTACATCTTTTCTGAAAAGAGCATATGATGTAATTACAATATCATACTCTGGTATCTTTTCTATGGCTTTTTTGCGCTTTGCAGGTGTTGAGTCAATGATTAAAGCTTTCAAGCTTGGAGCAAATTTATCAATCTCCTGTTTCCAGTTATAAATAAGTGATGTTGGCACAATAATTAGCACAGGTTTATTTATTTTTTGCTTGTTAGCAAGAATAAATCCAAGAACCTGAACTGTTTTGCCAAGCCCCATATCGTCAGCCAAAATCCCACCAAGACCGTTTTCATATAGAGAAGATAACCACTTTATTCCAATCTTTTGATAATCTCTTAACACACCTTGAAGCTCAATCGGGATTTGGATATCAATTTCTCTTATGTTTTCTATCTTTTCGATAATACTTTTAATACTTTCTGTTCCTTTTACTTGAATTCCACTTTCGTCCAAAAGCTTTGTTATAGCAACTGCTTCTGGTAATAAAAGTTTAGCTTTTTCTTTTATAACCTGCCCTATGTCAGATGCAGAGTCTATAAACGAGGATAGCTCTTTTATCTTTGGACTTTCTAAAATCAAAATAGAACCATCTTTGAGTTTGTAATATTTTTTCTTTTTCTTGATTGCATCGAGGATATTTTTCAGTTCTGTGCTGTCAAGCTCATCGCTTTCAAGCCAGAAGTCAATCGAGTATCCGGAATGTTTGAAACAAGGAGTAATTTTTATATCATTTTTTATCTTCAGCTTTTTAAAATCTTCAGAATAATAAACATCAGTTATTTTTTGAACTTGCGAAATTCCTTCTGCTAAAAATTCCATGAACATATCCGGGTCAAGACATTCATATTCAAATTCTTCGTCAGATTGTATTTCATAAAACCCATGGGCCAGTAAAATACTTTGCAGCTGAAATAAACTGAGATAATCAAACAATGGAACCCTTTTTGTTTTTGAAATAGTATCAAACATTTCATTCATTCCCCTGATTTTTGCCACAAACCTTTCATTTTCAATCTCTAAATATAATTTAGGTTTGATAATATGGTCTTCCAATATAAATTTTTTCAGTGCCGGGTCTATTTCTAATTCAAAGTGTTGGTTTAAAAATAGATAGTATTTGTTCATAAATTCACAAAAATCTTCGAGATTAAAAGGAATAAATTTCATGTATATAGTTTTAAAGATATCAACTATTCTCTTTGCCTCTGCTATCTTTTTGATAATTGAAGAAAATATTCTTTGTTCTGGTGTCAGTTTAAAAAGAGTACCGTCTGATACAAAAAAGCTCCCATCACTGTATACTAATTTTCCGTTTTCAATGTCTATTAAATCACTGTAGAGCCTGACCTGATTGTCTTCAAATTTAAAAGCAATCTTAGGTTTTACTTTGGAGCAAAGATCAACCTTTATTTTTTGAGCATCGTAGTAATTTGCTACAAAATAACCAAAAGATATAAAAATTTCTTCATTGTCAAGAATTTCAATTATTTCATTTGCAATTTTTGCAGGAAGGTATAAGGTATTTTTTTCCTCTACTAAGTTTAAAAAATTCTGATATTTCAAAAGCACATCCAAAAGTTTTCTATCTTTTTTACCAAAAAAATGACAAGTTGGATTATACACGAAATTCTTACCAAACTGAAAAGGTTGTTTTTGTTCGTATGCTTTCAGAAATTCTGGTATATCTGAAACCACATAGTCTCTTTTAATACCTGAAGTTCTTATTTTGAATTTCAGAGTTATTATATCATTCAAAGAAGAACCAAGATATTTTTCTAAAAATATATTAGGAACTTCTTTTAATGGCTTATCAAGCAAAAATTGTATGTATCTTTCCTCAAAATTGGTTGATATAATCTGGTAAAGGCGAGAGTTTTTTAATTTTTCCTTCTCAGTAGTTTCATTTAGCTTTTGTTCTAACATCTGTGTCAAAGCTTCTTGCATACTCTTGAGGCTACTCACAGTAAACTTGCCATCAGCAAAACTTTTTAACACAGCAATTATATGCCTGCAAAAATTTTCTGATTGGACAAAATCTTCAATATCTATTTCTTCTTCTGGTTCAAAGGTAATGTTTTCTAAGATGCATGAACATGCAGCAATTATATCTATGCTTCGGATTTCAATATTTCCAAAAAAGTCTTGAGGTATATATGAAGGCAAGTCAAAACTGATAAAAACCCAGAATTCGTTCTTGCCCTCTGCTACCTTTGCAAATATTGCATTTTCTTCTTGGTCATACTCAATATCTTCTTTTTTGATTTTTCGAGAAAGGTCAATTCCCTTTTCAAAAGCTTTTCTGTTTTTTGCTAAGTACGCAAGTTCTGGCTCTGCGAGAAACTGGACTATTGTTTGATAATCAAGTTCCACAGACATTAATTTTCACATCCTTTTTTGTGAAGTTCGACATTTAAAGTTTTTCTCTCAATTGATTTTATCAAAAAATAAAGTGTATTCAATATATAGGATATAAAAGTAAAGCAATAAAAACAGACGGGTTTGTGTTTTACTGGGCGCTTTTTGAAAATGAAAAGCTTGGCTATGCTCTGACAGAAGACAGCAACTTTGAAGCTGAAAAGTACGCTTGACAGACTTTGGAAAATGATAAGTATATCGAAAGAGCAAAAGAAAGATATAATTCCGTTCAAAATTTTTTTTGCACCAATTACCGCAACAATTGAATAGATTGGTGCGTTTATATTATTGCAAATAAAATGTAAAAATGATACTGTTGTACAAATAATAGTATTGTGATATCATGGTAAGAAACAAAAGAATTTAGAGTAACATTTAACACAATCAGGTCGAAATTTGTCGAAATTAAGAGAAAATTATCAAAAAAGTGAAAGGAGTGAAAGCTTCAAGTGGGCGTATTGCTTGAAGTTGCCGGTGTGTTAATTTCCATTTATGTTTTACTTAAGCTCATAGGTCTTAGAGTCATTCCTAATGACAAGGTAGGGATTGTTGAAAAGTGGTGGTCTTTCAAGGGATCTTTGGACGAGCAGATTATAGCGCTGCACGGTGAAGCAGGCTTTCAGCCAGAGGTGTTAAGAGGTGGTATTCACTTCAGAACTTCTCTTATGTGCAAGGTTCACATAGTTCCGCTTGTAACAATTCAGCAGGGGCAAATAGGCTATGTATTTGCACGCGATGGAAAGCCGCTTGAAGCTACACAGACTTTGGGCAAAGTCATCCCTGAGTGCAACAACTTTCGTGATGTAAGGCTTTTTTGGAAAACGGTGGTCAGAGAGGTCCGCAAAGAGGCATTTTGCGTGAAGGTACTTATGCTTTTAACCTTGCGTAGTTCATTGTCTTCACAGAAGACAAGATTTATTATCTTCCAATGGGCAGCAAAGAAGAAAAAGAAATGTTAGATAACATGGCACAGATTTTGAGGCAGCGGAATGCCTTCCGACCGATTATAATCACCGAAGACAAAGTGGGCACTGTCACGGTACATTATGGACCGTCTTTGCCAAGCGGTGGCATTGTTGCACCAACTGTTGGAGATGCCCCATCAGACCCTGAGACTTACCACAACAACTCCCAGAACCCTGAAAATTTTTAAAAGCAGGTGGTTTTCGCGGAAGACAGCTTCAGGTTCTTGTTGAAGGAACATACTTTATAAGCCACCTTTTTGCGACGGTGGAGCTTATTGACAAGACGGTCATTGAAGTTGGTTATGTTGGAGTTGTTGTATCATATGTTGGACCAAAATGGCAGGATACATCAGGTGAAGACTACAAGCACGGTGAGCTTGTTGAAAAGGGATACAGAGGCGTTTGGAAAGATCCGCTCATGCCAGGCAAATACGCTTTTAACACATATGGAGGAAAGATTGTCAAAGTGCCAACAACAAATATCATACTAAAATGGATAAGCAACCAGACAGGCACGCACCGCTATGATGAAAACCTCAAAGAAGTAAGCCTCATCACAAAAGATGCGTTTGAACCATCGCTTCCATTGGCAGTTGTTCTTCACATAGACTACAGGAAAAGCACCTTTGGTTGTCCAGAGATTTGGGGATTTGAAAATGCTTGTTGAGCAGACTCTTGACCCGATGGTTTCTGCCTACTTTAAAAACATAGGACAGAAAAAGACGCTGATTGAGCTTATCCAGCAAAGAGATGAGATTCAAAAGATGGCATCTGAGGAGATGAAAGAGAGGTTTGCACATTACAACTTGGAACTTGAAGAGGTTTTGATTGGAACGCCAATGTCATCGCCAAACGACAACAAGATAGACGCAATCTTAGAGCAGCTTCGAGATAGACAAATTGCCCTTGAACAGATAGAGACATACTCACGCCAGCAAAAAGCACCAGAAAAAGAAAGAGAACTCAGAGAAGCTGAAGCTCGGGCTACCCAGCAAAAACTTCTAACAGAGTCTGAGATAAACATTCAGATTCAAACAAACCAAGGAAAGGCAAAGTATCAGCGCTCTATCCAAGAAGCTCAGAAGATAAAAGCACTGGCTGAGGCAGAAGCAGAGAAAGAAGCACGCATCGGTATTGGCTGGGCAATTGCGATAGAAGAGCAGGTAAAGGCATACGGCGGACCTCAATTTCAAGTTCTGCAGGATGTCATGGGCAAGTTTACTCAGGCTTTAGAAAAAACTGCCATCGATATTGTTCTAGAGACTGTTGTTGCAATGGGTGAAAAAGCCTCAATCGCATCTTTCAATGTGTTTGAGATGCTCCTGACCCTGATTTTGACAAAAGAACTTGGTGTTGAGTTCAAGGCAAAAGAGACAGAGGATGAAAATATAAAGAAGATAAAGCAGGAGATACTAAATTCTATCCTTCTTGCAAAGGAAAGTGGAAAAGAAGAGAAAACTGAACAAGTTTCTCAGGGTTCACAACAGCAAAGTAACGTATCTTAAGCTTTAAGATTTTAAATACCTGATTCATGAAAAGTGCGGCTCTGGGAAGAAGGATTTTACAAGATGTGCCAGAGCCGCTTGGCTTTTTTAGAAAAAGCCACTACAAATTTTGAGGTTTGTATGCTAAAATAATTTCATACAGACTGCAAACGTTTGCCCAAAGTAAATTGAGGGTATAAATGTAATTAGAAGCAAAATGAAAAAGGGGAGAAATAAAAAAGATGTCAGCATTAAAAAAGCTTGTTGAGATTCTGAATAATAAAGCAAAAAAGTGGGATGAGAAAAACGATTTCAGAATACCAAAGCTGTGGGACAGTTTCGGATATGATGGGCTTGAGAAAAAAGAAAACAATGATGGCACAGTCTCAGTAAACCCTTATAAGTTTGTTGCAAGAGCGGCAGAAAAAGCAGTTTTGTGTTATCAAAAGGAAGGAGTTGACTATCTTCAGCCACTTTCAAAGATATTGTCTCAAGACAAAAGTATTTCTAAAAAAATTTATAGTAACTGGATTGAAAAGAGCAGTGTATATGGTATGCAGATAAGAACATTTTCTGCCTGGGACCATGACGGTAACAAAAAACTTGAGCTTGAAAATAGCTTTGGGTTGAAGGACACAGGAACGTTTATAAAAACAATTGCGCTTTTGCCTCTTATAAAAAAGATGGGGTTTGATGCTATTTACACTCTACCGATTACCAAAAACAGCACAAGGTATAAAAAAGGTGAAATGGGCTCGCCTTATGCAGTGAAAAACTTTTTTGAACTTGACCCTGTACTATATGACCCTATGGCAGATGAATTATCAATAGATGAACAGTTCAAAGCGCTGATTGAGGCATGCCATATTCTTGGTATAAGGTTTATAATTGACATCATTCCAAGGACATCTGCAAGGGACTCTGATTTTATACTGGAACATCCTGACTGGTTTTACTGGATTAAGATGGAGGATTTGAAAGACTACGGTCCACCAAAATTAACTTTAATAAAAGAGTTCACAAAAGCAAATGAAGAAAACATTGAGCTTATATACAAAGACCCTGCTGTGCAAAAACATATTAAAAAGTTTGTACCATCACCAGACAAGTTTGCCCCCCAAAAGTGGCAGAGTATAAAAGAAAGGTGTAAAAAAAACAAAAATCTTGACTTTTTTGAGCTGATTGAAAAAGAGATTGGGATAACCACTGCACCAGCTTTTTCAGACTGTCTAAATGACCCGCAGCCGCCATGGACAGATGTTACATACTTAAGGCTGTATCTTGACCACCCTGTGCAGTCCGCAAAGTATGTAAATGAAAGCCAGCCTCCATATATCCTCTTTGATGTTATAAGAGGGAATATCTTTAAAGGTAAAAAACCGAACGAAGAACTTTGGGAAAAAATTTCAAACATTATTGTACACTATCAAGAGAACTTTGGCATAGACGGTGCAAGAATTGACATGGGACACGCTCTTCCAAAAGAACTGGAAAATATGATAATTTCAAATGCCAGAAAAGTTGACCCCGAATTTTGCTTTATTGCAGAAGAACTTTCAATGGATGCACACAAAAAAGCAAAAGAATCAGGATATGACATGATAATTGGTGATCTTTGGGCAAGAGAACCTCGATACTATCAAGGAACGCTAAAAAAGGTTTTAGATATACTTTTGCAGCTTGATGTCCCTGTTTTTGCGGCATGTGAAATTCCAGACAGTCCGCGCGCAGCATCAAGGCTTGGAAAAAGAGAGTTTTCACGGTTTGCAACAATTTTAAATTTATTTTTGCCCAACAGCGTGCCTTTTGTCACGTGCGGGCAGGAAGTTTATGAAGTTCAGCCAATGAACCTGGGCCTTGACCCGCAGCCGGATGGCAAGTTTATGCTACCAAAGTCAGACCCTTTTTATGGGAAGCTTGCATTTTTTGACAAATATGCTCTCCACTGGACAAACCAAGGTGCAGATGAAATGATAGCTTTAATTGAAGAAGTATCCAGAATAAGAAAAGAATACCTATGCTTTATAAGCAAAGAAAACTTTTTTAAGATTCCATACAATAGCAAGTTTGTCTTGGCATTTGGATACAGGCTTTTTAATGAACATGTAAAGCACTACTTGATTATAGTTGCAAATGCCGATATTTTGCGAAAAAGAAAGGTCAGTTTGAATTTGATAAAAGCGGGTTTATTTGATGTGGGGAAAGGGAGTCAAATTGAGTGTCTCTACTCTCTAAAAGGAGATAAAAATCATATGTACGATTTTCCGCACCTTACAGTTGATATGGAAACTCTTGATATAAAAATTTTGAAGATCAAATAAAAATTGGTATTTTCCTTCATGAGTAAAGGGGTTTGGAAGCAAGCTTTTCCAAACTCCCTCTTTTTTGTTATCTAATAAAATTGGTAACTATCTTTGCTTCTTTTGCAGGTTCCTAAATACTACCTTTTCCATTTTCAACAAGCTTCAAAAGCCAAGCCATATTTTGCCAAGCACTCTCATAATCTGAACGCCTTCTTCATCTTGCAAAACTTTATTTTTTTCACTTTTCACAATATAACCTTATTACGCATGTGCAAATCAAACAAATTTGAACCAAAAGGAATATATTTTTTGTAAAAGGTGCTTGACAGGGTAGCTTTCATATTCTATAATGAAATTAATCATAAATGAGCATAAATGATTAAATTCATTCACCAAAATGAGCATAAACGAAAGGTGAACAAAATGTTTGCAGAGGAAAGAAAAAGTAGAATTGCGCAGATAATAAAAAGTGGGCAAAGTGTAAAAGTTTCAGAGCTTGCAAAGCTGTTTGGTGTGTCAGAGTCTACCATCAGAAGGGATTTGGCGCAGCTTGAAGCTCTGGGGATAATAAAAAGAACTCATGGTGGGGCGGTCAACAATTTCATTACCTCTTTTGAGCCTTCTTTTGCAGAAAAAGAAGACAAGTTTGCAAAAGAAAAGGAGTATATAGGCAAGCTTGCAGCAAGCTTTATTCATGATGGTGATACCATCATCCTTGACTCTGGAACAACAACCCAGTACATTGCACGAAACATAAATGCAAAAAATATAACTGTAATAACTAACTCAGTAAACATAGCATACGAACTTTCTAACAATGATAATCTTGAAGTGATTGTGACAGGGGGAGTTATAAGGACAAAGACAAAGGCTCTTGTTGGAGACATAACACAAAGCGTTCTCAGGCAATTTAGGGTTGATAAAGCTTTTGTGGCAGCAAACGGAGTGTCGATAGAGTTTGGAGTGACAACGCCAAGCCATGTTGAGGCTGCTATAAAAAGAGCAATGATAGAAAATGCGAAAGAGGTTTTTTTGGTCGCAGACAGTTCAAAATTTGGCCAGGTTACTTTTTCACTCATATGTCCTGTGGAAAGGCTTGATTATATTATAACTGATAAGATGGATGACAGACAAAGAGCTGAGTATGAAAAACTTGGTGTGAAAGTGATAACCTAAAACTTTGAATTTCAAGGTGGGATTGAATTGATCTATACAGTCACACTAAATCCGGCAATAGACATGACAGTGTATATCGATGAGCTAAAAAAAGGGCAAGTGAATAGAAGCAGCTGTTGTTTAATAGATGCAGGTGGAAAAGGCATAAATGTTTCAAAGGTTATAAAATCCTTGGGCGGGAAATCAATTGCTCTTGGTTTTTTAGGAAATGACAATAAAGACTGGTTTTTGAAATACTTGAAAAACATGCAGATTGATTATGACTTTATTTTTGTGGATGGTCTTACGCGAACAAATATCAAAATTGTTGAGACGGCACAAAAGGTTTATACTGACCTCAATCAAAATGGTTTTGAAGTGAAAAAGAAAGACATAAATCTTTTGTTTGATAAGATAGACAGAACAGCAAAAACAGATGACATCTTTGTGCTTTCAGGAAGCCTTCCCCCTGGCGCAGATGAGGATGTGTATGTAGAGCTTATAAGAATGCTAAAACAAAAAGGTGCGAAAGTCATATTTGATGCTGACGGGA
Proteins encoded in this region:
- a CDS encoding alpha-amylase family glycosyl hydrolase, which encodes MSALKKLVEILNNKAKKWDEKNDFRIPKLWDSFGYDGLEKKENNDGTVSVNPYKFVARAAEKAVLCYQKEGVDYLQPLSKILSQDKSISKKIYSNWIEKSSVYGMQIRTFSAWDHDGNKKLELENSFGLKDTGTFIKTIALLPLIKKMGFDAIYTLPITKNSTRYKKGEMGSPYAVKNFFELDPVLYDPMADELSIDEQFKALIEACHILGIRFIIDIIPRTSARDSDFILEHPDWFYWIKMEDLKDYGPPKLTLIKEFTKANEENIELIYKDPAVQKHIKKFVPSPDKFAPQKWQSIKERCKKNKNLDFFELIEKEIGITTAPAFSDCLNDPQPPWTDVTYLRLYLDHPVQSAKYVNESQPPYILFDVIRGNIFKGKKPNEELWEKISNIIVHYQENFGIDGARIDMGHALPKELENMIISNARKVDPEFCFIAEELSMDAHKKAKESGYDMIIGDLWAREPRYYQGTLKKVLDILLQLDVPVFAACEIPDSPRAASRLGKREFSRFATILNLFLPNSVPFVTCGQEVYEVQPMNLGLDPQPDGKFMLPKSDPFYGKLAFFDKYALHWTNQGADEMIALIEEVSRIRKEYLCFISKENFFKIPYNSKFVLAFGYRLFNEHVKHYLIIVANADILRKRKVSLNLIKAGLFDVGKGSQIECLYSLKGDKNHMYDFPHLTVDMETLDIKILKIK
- a CDS encoding DeoR/GlpR family DNA-binding transcription regulator yields the protein MFAEERKSRIAQIIKSGQSVKVSELAKLFGVSESTIRRDLAQLEALGIIKRTHGGAVNNFITSFEPSFAEKEDKFAKEKEYIGKLAASFIHDGDTIILDSGTTTQYIARNINAKNITVITNSVNIAYELSNNDNLEVIVTGGVIRTKTKALVGDITQSVLRQFRVDKAFVAANGVSIEFGVTTPSHVEAAIKRAMIENAKEVFLVADSSKFGQVTFSLICPVERLDYIITDKMDDRQRAEYEKLGVKVIT
- a CDS encoding DUF4234 domain-containing protein, which produces MPGKKRSVVGLLVFSIITLGIYYFYWIYATSKETQAYLEKQTLSPGLELFLCIITCGLYWFYWIFKYSKITVECQQKAGLPPEDNAVINLILSILGLGIISSMILQASLNKVCELESSKSNSVTPTINSFENKE
- the pfkB gene encoding 1-phosphofructokinase is translated as MIYTVTLNPAIDMTVYIDELKKGQVNRSSCCLIDAGGKGINVSKVIKSLGGKSIALGFLGNDNKDWFLKYLKNMQIDYDFIFVDGLTRTNIKIVETAQKVYTDLNQNGFEVKKKDINLLFDKIDRTAKTDDIFVLSGSLPPGADEDVYVELIRMLKQKGAKVIFDADGRALKKGSLEKPDVIKPNIHEFKCLFDVDENDLNSIVNSAKKLIESGIKKVLISMGSKGAVFVTENLELFAKAAEAEVKSTTGAGDSMVAAISYGLSQNMDDISIFKLALACAAAKVSKEGVKPPERDEIEEFLEKIKLERLGEVKWI
- a CDS encoding RAMP superfamily CRISPR-associated protein; amino-acid sequence: MNMERIKVIFETVTPLFMDDANRNPNLNRPSEILGSMRFWFDVACVYGGLYMSMNEVETKYKNSPKNNKSFDVFLKESLLNNVSNNNISYNSWSKTYLSKLHEYLSYNQLPKSAMLFGTTGIEANLRIIGIEQVNIQILKINVKIIKYNGKSNTQPGKIDFPTYYGKFAVLFEVNEQLIEGLFYPLLNFLDEFGYIGGKWNWGFGRVKIIDVMNENKKDIYKNFTTFKFSPEESFKISNINEILWDVDTVSSSTILQQFEKLGLCIYQTNNCAKYNNEKTEIKLNYAAINTNNQNNNSILTSILKEMGKLINCKLYLRRKFRNHEGFTPDEEKELRHRIFGISGKEGSKLLPYIKDSNCTKTGFLSLISLFNAVEVGGEKNAR
- a CDS encoding DUF2752 domain-containing protein — translated: MCLLKTLWGIPCPGCGMTRALLAVLKGNLLAAFYYHPLWVVVILYPVIYTIFKAIKSKQDFYIWRNKSLKIIIRLFLFVWIIRMILFFPDIPPLDFEKNSLIGRLLQHLFHKL